The proteins below come from a single Gordonia pseudamarae genomic window:
- a CDS encoding 5-formyltetrahydrofolate cyclo-ligase → MTGTKDEVRAAVRATRRARPADERARAAQDLAGWMTCSPFRLEYDVVVAAYVPTGTEPGSRAMLEALTGQGVRVLVPIVAPGPPAPLDWARYDDADTLTSARFGLHEPGGDRLGPDAVAKAAVVFLPALAAARTGVRLGRGAGYYDRSIATASAAELVAVVYDDELVDDLPADPHDVPVDWVLTPGGGFVRCEPAADDN, encoded by the coding sequence ATGACCGGCACCAAAGATGAGGTTCGCGCCGCCGTCCGGGCCACCCGCCGGGCCCGGCCGGCGGATGAGCGTGCCCGCGCGGCACAGGATCTCGCGGGATGGATGACGTGCTCACCGTTCCGGCTCGAATACGACGTCGTGGTGGCCGCGTATGTGCCGACGGGCACCGAACCGGGGTCGCGGGCGATGCTCGAGGCGCTGACCGGCCAGGGTGTGCGTGTGCTGGTCCCGATCGTCGCGCCCGGCCCGCCCGCACCGTTGGACTGGGCGCGCTACGACGACGCCGACACCCTGACCTCGGCCCGGTTCGGGCTGCATGAACCGGGAGGGGACAGACTCGGGCCCGACGCCGTCGCCAAGGCAGCGGTGGTGTTTCTGCCGGCGCTGGCCGCCGCTCGCACCGGGGTGCGGCTGGGCCGGGGCGCCGGCTACTACGACCGTTCGATCGCGACGGCCTCGGCCGCGGAACTGGTCGCGGTCGTCTACGACGACGAGCTGGTCGACGATCTGCCCGCCGACCCGCACGATGTTCCGGTCGACTGGGTATTGACCCCCGGCGGCGGATTCGTCCGCTGCGAGCCGGCGGCGGACGACAACTAG
- the nhaA gene encoding Na+/H+ antiporter NhaA: MFGRGSWPEAGRVADILRKETIGGMLVLLAALAAVVAANTPAQDRYHRLMATEVGPASLHLDLTVAQWAADGLLALFFFVVGLELKREFIAGDLRDPARAVLPVLAAVGGMVVPALVFLAVNTAAGSGALRGWAIPTATDIAFAVAVLAVVGTHLPSALRTFLLTLAVVDDLLAIVVIAVFYASDLHLGALGLALIPLTAFAVAVRRGVRSWWVLVPLAVCTWAFVHSSGIHATVAGVLLGFTVPVLGGEHRSTAEHLEHRLRPLSAGVAVPVFAFCAAGVTFGGLSGIRGALTDPVTLGVLLGLLVGKAVGIVSATAALARFTRASLDDGLRWPDVIGIGILGGVGFTVSLLISELAYPDDAHTAEHAKIGVLLGSVAAALIAATVLRMRERGYRELARIEQIDADGDGVPDVYQRGDRPPGG, translated from the coding sequence TTGTTCGGCCGCGGCTCCTGGCCCGAGGCGGGCCGGGTGGCCGACATTCTCCGCAAGGAGACGATCGGCGGAATGCTGGTCCTGCTGGCCGCACTCGCCGCCGTGGTCGCGGCCAACACCCCCGCGCAGGACCGGTACCACCGGCTGATGGCCACCGAGGTCGGCCCGGCATCGCTGCACCTGGACCTGACGGTGGCACAGTGGGCCGCCGACGGACTGCTCGCGCTGTTCTTCTTCGTCGTCGGCCTCGAACTCAAACGCGAATTCATCGCCGGCGATCTGCGCGATCCGGCTCGCGCGGTGCTGCCAGTACTCGCCGCGGTCGGTGGCATGGTGGTTCCGGCGCTGGTCTTCCTGGCCGTCAACACCGCCGCCGGGTCGGGCGCACTGCGCGGCTGGGCGATCCCGACCGCAACCGACATCGCCTTCGCGGTGGCCGTGCTGGCGGTTGTCGGCACTCACCTGCCGTCGGCGCTGCGCACATTTTTGCTGACCCTCGCGGTGGTCGACGATCTACTCGCCATCGTTGTCATCGCCGTGTTTTACGCCTCCGACCTGCACCTTGGCGCACTGGGGCTGGCACTGATCCCGTTGACGGCGTTCGCGGTCGCGGTGCGGCGCGGTGTGCGGTCGTGGTGGGTACTCGTCCCGCTCGCGGTGTGCACCTGGGCATTCGTGCACTCCTCGGGTATCCACGCCACCGTGGCCGGGGTACTGCTGGGCTTCACCGTCCCGGTACTCGGCGGTGAACACAGGAGTACGGCCGAACACCTCGAACACCGACTGCGTCCGCTGTCGGCGGGGGTGGCGGTCCCGGTGTTCGCGTTCTGCGCGGCGGGCGTGACCTTCGGTGGCCTGTCCGGCATCCGCGGCGCCCTGACCGATCCGGTGACGCTCGGGGTGCTGTTGGGGCTGCTGGTGGGCAAGGCGGTCGGCATCGTCTCGGCCACCGCCGCGTTGGCACGGTTCACCAGGGCCTCGCTCGACGACGGCTTGCGCTGGCCGGACGTCATCGGTATCGGCATCCTGGGCGGTGTCGGATTCACGGTATCGCTGCTGATCAGCGAGCTGGCGTATCCGGATGACGCACATACCGCCGAACACGCCAAGATAGGTGTGCTGCTCGGATCGGTGGCCGCGGCGCTGATCGCGGCGACCGTGCTGCGGATGCGTGAACGGGGATACCGCGAGCTCGCCCGGATCGAACAGATCGACGCCGACGGCGACGGTGTGCCGGACGTCTATCAGCGGGGCGACCGACCGCCCGGAGGTTGA
- a CDS encoding alpha/beta hydrolase family protein, which produces MKSWEAGFSRAFMFAEVVPRSLRSARIAHIRDTRSGRPRSGWGPRAVGETVFDEFFIALNSVLRDIPADEAVADYVDRCATIADEFVALGVQGASRDPGPPAILRRQSRRFMTTPYEQISFQVADPLPASVAEFDPGAANEASARVLSHGGTRRRWLIWVHGASQGRPDDLFTFRAAHLHNDLDFEVVMPVLPAHGPRSLPGVAYPGFDPILNVLITMRAVAEIRSLIGWIHTHDPIDITIAGTSLGGPIAALVASLDPRVSSVLATVPMLDMHRTLTHHMARGGIRGKLMAELLSSEPVRTVSAVMDPLSVEPHAEPDRRMVIAALNDRITSVTAAQQLHQHWNGRVHWYQGSHVGSVFAGDVKAVADSFLLGRPTKSAPSV; this is translated from the coding sequence GTGAAAAGCTGGGAAGCCGGGTTCAGCAGGGCCTTCATGTTCGCCGAGGTGGTGCCACGGTCGCTGCGCAGTGCCCGGATCGCGCACATCCGTGATACCCGCAGCGGTCGGCCCCGGTCGGGCTGGGGGCCGCGGGCGGTCGGTGAAACGGTCTTCGATGAGTTCTTCATCGCCCTCAATTCGGTGCTGCGTGACATTCCCGCCGACGAGGCGGTGGCCGACTACGTCGACAGGTGCGCGACGATCGCCGACGAGTTCGTCGCACTCGGTGTCCAGGGCGCCAGCCGCGATCCCGGGCCACCCGCGATCCTCAGGCGCCAATCACGCCGATTCATGACCACACCGTACGAGCAGATCTCCTTCCAGGTGGCCGATCCGCTGCCCGCATCGGTGGCGGAGTTCGACCCGGGTGCCGCCAACGAGGCGTCGGCGCGGGTGCTCAGCCACGGCGGCACCCGCCGTCGGTGGCTGATCTGGGTGCATGGCGCCTCTCAGGGCAGGCCCGACGACCTGTTCACCTTCCGCGCGGCGCATCTGCACAACGATCTCGACTTCGAGGTGGTCATGCCGGTGTTGCCGGCGCACGGCCCGCGCAGTCTGCCGGGGGTCGCGTATCCGGGTTTTGACCCGATCCTCAACGTGCTGATCACCATGCGGGCGGTTGCCGAGATCCGGTCGCTGATCGGCTGGATCCACACGCACGACCCGATCGATATCACGATCGCCGGTACCTCACTCGGCGGGCCCATCGCCGCGCTGGTGGCCTCGCTCGATCCGCGGGTGTCGTCGGTCCTGGCGACAGTACCGATGCTCGACATGCACCGTACGCTCACCCATCACATGGCGCGCGGCGGTATCCGGGGCAAACTGATGGCTGAACTGCTCAGTAGCGAGCCCGTGCGGACGGTGTCGGCGGTCATGGACCCATTGAGTGTCGAACCGCACGCGGAGCCCGACCGGAGGATGGTGATCGCGGCGCTCAACGACCGGATCACCTCGGTGACCGCCGCCCAGCAGCTACACCAGCACTGGAACGGCCGGGTGCACTGGTATCAGGGCAGCCACGTGGGTTCGGTCTTCGCCGGCGACGTCAAGGCGGTGGCCGACAGTTTCCTGCTCGGCAGGCCCACGAAGTCGGCTCCCTCGGTATAG
- a CDS encoding SAF domain-containing protein, producing the protein MPVLSPRDPLAPRVLDRIRHLARPSWTRSVVVRRVAAIALVLTAIVVGLSGQAADADRPVIVAARDLHPGARLSAEDLSVSRVPGRLVPKGAMRLSADCVGRTVVSHIRSGEILTDARVLTSRLPRQLTGRASARLVPVRPADASVGSILREGDVVDVLGPDSAVLARGAVVALTTGLTQVSGPLSGGGSTSAPILLAMAEREAHRVATVGLDSALAMVLH; encoded by the coding sequence ATGCCCGTACTATCGCCCCGCGACCCGCTCGCGCCCCGAGTCCTCGACCGCATCCGCCACCTCGCCCGGCCGTCGTGGACCCGTTCGGTGGTCGTTCGCCGGGTCGCCGCCATCGCCCTGGTGCTCACCGCGATCGTGGTCGGGCTGTCCGGGCAGGCCGCCGACGCCGACCGGCCGGTCATCGTCGCCGCACGCGATCTGCACCCCGGGGCGCGACTGTCCGCCGAGGACCTGTCGGTGAGCCGGGTTCCGGGCCGGCTGGTACCGAAGGGTGCGATGCGCCTGTCGGCCGACTGCGTGGGCCGCACGGTGGTGTCCCACATCCGTTCCGGCGAGATCCTGACCGACGCCCGGGTGCTCACCTCCCGACTCCCCCGGCAGCTCACCGGGCGGGCGTCGGCCCGGCTGGTACCGGTCCGTCCGGCCGACGCCTCGGTGGGCTCGATACTGCGCGAGGGTGATGTCGTCGACGTGCTGGGGCCGGATTCGGCGGTGCTGGCGCGGGGTGCGGTCGTGGCGCTCACGACGGGACTCACGCAGGTCTCCGGCCCGTTGTCGGGAGGCGGTTCGACGTCGGCGCCGATCCTGTTGGCGATGGCGGAACGGGAGGCGCACCGGGTGGCAACCGTCGGCCTGGATTCGGCACTTGCCATGGTCCTGCACTGA
- the mscL gene encoding large conductance mechanosensitive channel protein MscL, with translation MLKGFKEFILRGNVVELATAVIIGGAFTAIVTAFTSSIIEPLFAAIPVGSGCDDGATATAAADGTVAGPIQSCPLGFRILSDNEATFMDFGALLTAIINFLIIAAVIYFLIIMPYTKLSELRKKPEDEADDDEISLLTEIRDLLDPDGKIAEKKAAAKKAADEKEAAEKEAADKEAAEREAANRLGRLGGDPLGAPVGATQRFTAPPPAAPQAPQPGAPQGPPPGGPGYDAPGGPPSQPLYTNPPRYGAPSPYKQQPHQPSPYQQQPPAGGYPTPPPAQGNYPAPGAYPGQYPPEGGEYPNDPDGPGRHSR, from the coding sequence GTGCTCAAGGGCTTCAAGGAATTCATACTCAGAGGTAACGTGGTCGAGCTGGCCACAGCGGTGATCATCGGTGGAGCTTTCACCGCGATCGTCACCGCTTTCACCTCCAGCATCATCGAACCGTTGTTCGCCGCCATTCCGGTCGGCAGTGGTTGCGACGACGGCGCCACCGCGACGGCCGCCGCGGACGGGACGGTCGCCGGACCGATCCAGAGCTGTCCACTCGGGTTCAGGATCCTCAGCGACAACGAAGCGACCTTCATGGACTTCGGCGCGCTGCTGACCGCGATCATCAACTTCCTGATCATCGCCGCGGTCATCTACTTCCTCATCATCATGCCGTACACCAAGCTCTCCGAGCTGCGGAAGAAGCCCGAGGACGAGGCCGACGACGACGAGATCTCGCTGCTCACCGAGATCCGCGACCTGCTCGATCCAGACGGCAAGATCGCCGAGAAGAAGGCCGCCGCCAAGAAGGCCGCGGACGAGAAGGAAGCAGCGGAGAAGGAAGCAGCCGACAAGGAGGCCGCCGAGCGCGAAGCCGCCAACCGGCTCGGCAGGCTCGGCGGTGATCCGCTCGGAGCTCCGGTCGGCGCCACACAGCGCTTCACCGCACCGCCGCCGGCCGCACCGCAGGCTCCCCAGCCCGGTGCACCGCAGGGACCGCCTCCTGGTGGCCCGGGTTACGACGCCCCCGGCGGTCCGCCGAGCCAGCCGCTGTACACCAACCCGCCGCGCTACGGTGCCCCGTCTCCGTATAAGCAGCAACCGCACCAGCCGTCGCCGTACCAGCAGCAGCCGCCCGCCGGTGGTTACCCGACACCGCCGCCCGCGCAAGGCAACTATCCGGCCCCGGGCGCCTATCCCGGCCAGTACCCACCGGAGGGCGGCGAGTACCCGAACGACCCCGACGGTCCGGGCAGGCACTCACGCTGA